The genome window CTCGACGACCTTCTCGGTGAGATCGGTGCCGACGATCACGTGGTCGGCTTCGCGACCCTTCGCGGAGTGGATCGTGCCGACGCGGACGCGATCGGTGTCCATCCCGCGGTACTCGCCGATCGCGAAGTACGACCGGATACTCTTTTTCTGGAAGTTGGTCACTTTCCGAACCATGTCTCCCGCCGAGGCGGGACCGGGCATGAATGGGGCGTGTTCTTCGATGACCTCGCCAGGGATCATGAGTTCCGCGAGATCGTCGATGCCGGCTTCTTCCTGGCGCTCGTCGATGGCATCGAACAGTTCGTCGCGCTCGTTGGTGCCGAACGCCGACTCCTGGAGCATGTCGGCGAGTCGGCGGGCCTGTAGTCCGGTGACGTCTTCGCCCTCGTCGATCGCCTCGACGGCTCGGACGTAGTCGGTGAGTCGGTCGGTCCACATCCGCTGGTCGGTCAGCGAACTGAAGGGGACGCCTTCAGTGATGAACTCATCGATGAACTGGAACATCTGGTACCGCGCCCGGAACAGCACCATGATCGTCCCATCGCCTTCGACGAGGGTCCGCCGGACCATCCGAACGACGTCGAGCATCGAGGCGTTCCGACGAGCCTCGACGCTCCCGCCTTCCTTGCGCGGATTGAGGTCTTTGTCCTGGCGCTGATCGATGTGGCGAATCTCCTTGTTCACCGCGTTGAGCACGTTCGAGGGCAACCGGTAGGAGTTCGGGAGGATGACGTCCTCGTCGACGTCCTCCTCGAGTAAGAGCGCCGGGTCGGCGCCTTGCCAGGAGTAGACGACCTGGTCGTCGTCACCGGCGATCAGGACCTCTTCGACGTGGGGTTTCCACTCTTCGTAGACGTCGTACTGCAGGGTCGTAATGTCCTGGAACTCGTCGATCACGAGGTAGTCGACGTTCGGGACGAGCGAGCGTTGTCTGACCCGCTCTAACATGTCGGCGAAGCCGATCTTGCCCTGCTCGCCCTTGTAGGATCGCCAGCCGCGGATCGCTTCCGGGACGTCGATCCGATCGTCGTCGGATGGCCAGGTCGGGGTGTACTTGTTTCCTTCCTGGGCGTTCGGGTCGATCTCCGGCGGCAGTCTGACCTCTTCGACGTCCCACTGGAAGGGAACGTCGTACCAGTCAGCGACGTCACGGCGCGTTCGCTGGAGCCACTGACTCGTGGCGATGATCTTGTTCCCGATTGTCGTCGAGCGGGCCGTCCGTCGGCCAGCACCGGAGTATTCGTCTTCGAACTCGAGGCCGAAATCCTCACAGAACTCCTCTTTGTCCTTCTCGCCGATGACGTCGCTCCGAGAGAGATCGAGAAGATCGTACGCCTTGGCGTGCATCGTACAGACGTTGCCCTGGAGCGCCCGTGGGCTTTCGTCGAGCCGGTCGGCGAGTCGTTCGCGAACTTCCTGTGCGGCCGCGCGGGTGTAGGAAACGACGAGAATGTCCCGGAACGTGACGTCGTCACGATCGAGAATCTCTTCGACGTGGTCGAGCAAGGCAGTCGTCTTCCCACTGCCCGGACCACCGAACAACCGGGTCACCTTCGTCTCCGTGGTAGCCATTGTAGCTGTTCAAGAGCGCTAGACCCATAAGTCACGTGGGTTTTCTTCGACAAACGGCCGGGAGACGCGCCGGCGTTGGAGATTCGTGGAAACGGATGTCCCAATCAGGACCGAACACTCGACGAGAACGTCCCGTCGAGTGGGATGGAACTGTTATGAGTTTCGCGGGGAGCGGGCGGTTCGTACGTCGGCGCCGTCGCGGATTTTGTCTTCACACTCTGGACAAACGCGTGGGTCGTCCACGCCACGTGGCGTGAATACCCTGGCGTATGCGTCTGTCACGAATGCGCCGCAGTTCTGACATTCCGGCATCGGTATACCCAATACGATACTGGTGCGTACTCTCTAATAATTGTGTCGCACCGGGCCGCAAAAATGACTGATTGTATCGTCGCCGTCGACCGGACTCACGTTACCGACCGCGATCCGGTTCGCCCGTCACGGCCACGGCCTGCGTTCCGGACTCAGCGTCGGAACTCGAGCGAACCGACCTTGAGCGACTATATGGTCGGTTCCCACCCACAGACAGTACAGCAGCTGGCGGACGTATCGTGGAGTCCGCCACACTCGGGACACTGCTTTTTGTTATACTCCTGTTCCCACCCGACTCGTTCTACCGTGTGACCGCGATCCACGAGGAATTGATCGAACACGTCGTCACCGGCACCGTTGGGTGAGGATGCCATAGGTGTGTGAATAGTCAGCATACTACTAAACCGTTGGGGTGGGTGAAAGGACTGCCTCGTCTTTGCGACAAAATACCACACAGTAATGGGCATGTGGGTGAGCGTCGACCGTCCTCGCTCACGGAAGGCCGAACGCAGCCAGCTCTCGGGTTCGAATCGACCCGCGGACTTTTCTCACGGTCCATCCAAAGACGACGTATGAGCGACCTTCGCCTCGATGCGACCCAACTCGATCGCTACTCGAGACACGTCATCATGGACGAGATCGGTCCCGAGGGCCAACAACGCCTGCTCGAGGGGAGCGTTCTCGTCGTCGGTGCGGGCGGCCTCGGCTCGCCGGCGATCCAGTACCTCGCGGCCGCCGGCGTCGGTCGGCTGGGGATCGTCGACGACGACGTCGTCGAGCGCTCGAACCTGCAGCGACAGATCGTCCACGCCGACGCGGACGTCGGAACGCCGAAAGCTGACAGTGCCGCCGACTACGTGGCGGCGCTCAACCCGGACGTCGACGTCGACGTCCACGAAACGCGGCTTACGCCCGACAACGTGGCGGCGCTCGTCGACGACTACGACCTCGTCCTCGACGCCAGCGACAACTTCGCGACCCGGTACCTGCTGAACGACTACTGTGTGCTCTCCGAGACGCCGCTCTGTCACGGGGCGATCTATCGGTTCGAAGGGCAGGTGACGACGTTCACGAACGACCGCTCGAGCGATCCCGACACAGCCGAGGCAGCCGAAGTCGGCGGCGAGTCCCAGCCGTGTTACCGCTGTCTCTTCCCGGAAGCGCCCGAACCGGGGACGGTCCCCGACTGTGCCACCACCGGCGTCCTCGGTGTCCTCCCTGGCACCGTTGGCTGCATTCAGGCGACGGAGGCCGTCAAGGTCATACTCGAGACGGGCGACCTGCTCGAGGGTCGGCTGTTGCTTTACGATGCGATGGACATGAGCTTCGAGACCGTCGAAATCCGGTCGAATCCCGACTGCCCGGTCTGTGGCGACGATCCCGTGATCGAGTCGGTTGCCGACGCAACCTATGAGGGGAGCTGTTCGTTGACGGCCGACTGATACGGTCTGTTACAATTCTTTACCGGTGATCGCCGTCCCGTCAGAGCGGTCAGCGGTAGAACGGCGTAATGATCCGTATGATGGACTACAGCGCAACCGTCCTCTCGTTCGCGATTATTCGCGATCCTGGTGGCGAACTCGGACCATTCCCTCCGAGGTCACCCCGACGATCAGCGGCGTCGCGATCTTTCGCCCGGAAACGGCCGAGCCGGCGGCGTCGCTGACGGTTTTCATCAGGTCGGGCGCCGTATAGTCGACCTTGACGCCCTCGTCGTCACAGGCCTCGTAGACGAGCTGGGGGACGTCGTAAAGGTCTGTTCCCGCCGGCACGCGAACGCGAACCGGTGCCCGGAGTGCCTCCGCGAACGCGACCGTCTCGCGGGCTTTCTGTAAGTTCTCGCGAGCACTCGACTCGACCGACGAGACGTTCGCCCGCGAGGTCCCGAGTTCGGCGGCGATGTCGGCCTGTGAGATACCGCGTTCGCGCAATGAAAGTACCTGTGCCTGGCGATAGGTCAGTACGCTCGTCTGCGGATCGAACCCGATTTCCTCGAGCAACTCGTCGACCTCGTCGATCACTGCCGACACCTCCTGGGCGCTCGGACTCGCGTACTCATACGTGCATAGTAATTGGTGGTGGGATCAAAGCTTCCCCGGTCTCTTCGAGTCGATCGCCTCTCGAGGGCGTGATAGTAGCGACTGAACTGTCTCCGGTCGTGCCTCTCGATCCGTGTCCACGGGATGCGAGGAGCCGAACGCTATATGCCGCTCGCGGAAGTGCCACGAGACATGAACGTTTCCGAGGCCGCGAGGACGGCTGACGCCGTCCTCGAGGAGCTTCGCGGCGCCGTGATCGCCGACCATAGGCGGCTCGAGACGATCCTAACGGCTGTCGTCGCCGAAGGCCACGTCTTGCTCGAGGACGTCCCCGGCACCGGGAAGACGCTCACCGCGCGGTCGCTGGCGACGGCGCTCGGTCTCGAGTTCAGCCGAATTCAGTTCACTCCCGACCTGCTTCCGGCCGACGTGACGGGCACGCACGTCTACGATGAGCACGCCGGGACGTTCTCGTTCGAGGCAGGTCCGATCTTCGCCAACGTGGTGCTCGCCGACGAGATCAACCGTGCGCCGCCGAAGACCCAAGCTGCGTTGCTCGAGGCGATGGGTGAAACGCAGGTGACGGTCGGTGGCGAAACGCGCCCGTTGCCGGAGCCGTTTTTCGTCGTTGCGACGCAAAACCCCGTCGAGCAGGAGGGGACCTTCCCACTTCCGGAAGCGCAGATCGACCGGTTCATGGTCAAAACCGAACTGGGCTATCCCGACCGGATGGGTGAGATCGAACTGATCGACCGCCGGGCGAGCCGTCGGTCGCGGACGCCAGCGGTCGATCCAGTCGTCGGTCGGAAAACCGTCCTCGCCCTGCAGTCGGTCCCCGAGACAGTTACCGTCGACCCGGCGCTCCGTGAGTACATCGTCGACGTCTCTCGGGCGACTCGCGAGGACGACCGCGTCGACGTCGGCGTCTCCCCGCGTGGCGTCCAGCGGCTGTTCGAGGCGGCTCGAGCACGGGCGGCGATCGCCGGCAGAGACTACGTCGCGCCGGAGGACGTCCACGCGGTGGTCCACCCGGTCGTCGATCACCGGCTCGTGCTGACGACCGACGCCGAAGTCCGTGGGGTCGATCCGGCCGCCATCGTCGAGGGGGCCCTCGAGCGCGTGGCGGTGCCGTCGATGGCCGATTGAGATCAATACTCGAGTTCCCAGCGTTCTTCCGAAAGCGCCGCCAGTCGGTCGCTGACGCCGTCGGCGAGGCGATACTCGTCGCCGTCGCGGACGACGGTGCCGTCGCGTTCTAAGTGCTCGAGGTGGGCGTAGGATTCGCCGGGGCCGTGGAGGATGTGGATGTCCTCGAGGTCGCCGAAGAGGTCGGCGCTGACGGTCCAGGTGTCACAGGGGCCCAGCCGGTCGAGCGCGTCGAGTACCCGGTAGGACCGTTCTTCGTGGTGGTGAATAATGTAAGCTGCGCGATCGGCGGGGTCGTCGATCGGGTCGCGGTGGCCCGGCCAGGCGCGGTCGTAGTCGGCGTCGACGATCCGCTGGAGTGCTCCGAGATACTTCTCGAGGGGCTGGTCGACGCGGACGTCCGCGCCGCCGACGTTGGGGGTGTAGACTGGCAACAGGGCGTCACCGGAGATAACGTCCCGACTGTCGCCGTTCTCGAACTCGAAGATACAGAGCCCGGCCGCGTGGCCGGAGGTGTGGACGGCCGTCAGCTCGGTGTCGTTTACGGTGAACGTTGCCCCGTCCTCGAAGGTCGTGACGTCCGGAAACTCCATCGAGACGCCGCCGTGGATCATGCGCTCGCGCAACACTTCGCGGCCCGCCTCTGGAATGCCCCAGGACTCGAAGTACGCCTCCTGTAGTTCCTGGAGGTCGGCCCAGGCGTCGTCGTCGCCCTCGATCAGCGGTGCGTCGGCGGCGTGGGCGTACACCGCCGCGTCGCTCTCGGCCTGGATCTCGCCGGCCAGCCCGACGTGGTCGTGGTGCCAGTGGGTGAGGAAGATCCGGTCGACGTCGGCGAACGAGACGCCTCGGTCGGCGAACTCGGCCTCGAGTTGCTCTCGAGTCGTCGCCATCCAGTCGCCGGTGTCGACCATGACGACCTCGTCGCCGTCGGCGAAGAGGTAGGCGTTGTTGTCGCCTTCGAACGCGGAGTTCGACAGTGGAATTCGTTCCATGGGCCAGAGAGGCATGGGATCGAACAAAACCTTTTGTGAGACGGAAGCTTCGCAGGTGACTAGCCGCGGAGGGCCCACGCGACGAGTACAACTGCGAGCAGCCCGGTAACGACCGCGAGGGCGGCGTACGCGGGATCCGTCACCGGCGCGTCGACGGCGGTCCATCGGTAGAGCGCGATCGTTCCGCCGGCGATCACGAGCCCCGAGAGCAGGGAGCCGCCGAGGTGGACGAACTCGGCCCGGACGGTGGTCGATCCAGCGCCGAGATCCCGGCGCATCCCGTCGCCGTACTCGCCGACGTCCCAGACGACGAACGCGCCGGCTGCCGTTGCGATGGCCAGTTCGACCCGGCCGACGACCGCGAGGCCAGCCGCCAGGAGGAGTATCGCTCCGGCCGCGAGCGCCGCACCGATCGCCCGTCGGGGAACGATGCGAAACGTGCGCAACCCGACGACGGCGAACGAAAGCGATGCCAGCGAGACCAGCCCGACGGCCAGCACTCCAGCCGCGAGCGCGAACGGCGGCACCGCTCCGGCGAGTGCGACGACCGACGCTGGCGCGACCCCGTCGAGCCCAGCTGCGGGGTCCGCCGCGAGTACGGGTTCCGCGAGCGCCCAGGCGAGTGCGACGGCGACGACCCCGCCGCCGAGCGCCGGTGCGACCAGCGTCGCGAAGACGCGGGCGGCGTCCCGGCGCAACGCCCGGCGAAGCCACTCGAGACCGGCGAACCCGACCGCGAGGCCGAGAACGAGACACAGCACGAGGCGAAGGCTCGAGGCGGTGATGAGGGCGGCGAGGCCCTCACCGAGAGGGGCGGGGACGACGGCCGCGAGGTCGCCCGGCGTCAGGAGCGTCGATTCCACCTGATCCGCGAGCGTCGGCACGACGACGGCCGCGAGTCCGATCACGACTGCGAGACGAACTGCGACGTCACATCCTCGTTCGAGCCCGTCGAGAGCTGCCGACACGCTCGCTCGCCGGTCTGGCGGCATGAATCGCTCGAGCGCGACGTAGTTCAGGCTGGTGCGAAGCCCGACGGCGGTCGCGAACAGTAACACGGCGAAGGAGCCGAGCGCCCACGGGCCGTCGGCGACGACGACGGCATTCCAGAGCCAGCCGGCGGCGTCGGCCGCGGCAACGCCCGCTCGCTCCCTGGCGGCTGACTCGGGGACGAGACGGAAGAGAGCGACGCCGACCACGCCGACTGCGGCGACCACTGTGCCGGTCGCTCCCCGGCGGACGCCGCCGTCCCCGAATCGCTCCCAGACGAACAGGCCGGCCGCGAAGGCGGCCACGAGCAGTGCCCAGACAGTCACTCCGGCGTACCGACCCACGCCACCGACGCGCACGAGGTCGGCGACGAGCACCGTCGGTGCCAGGACTAGCAGGGAAACGGGGACCGCGAGGACGCCGCCGACGCCCCGAACGACCGCCTGCTCGCTCGCAAGCAGGACGATCGCACCCGCTGCGGCCAGACCCGCAACGCTCGCGAGCACGGCGACCTGACTCCCAACGAGGACGGTACCGATCGTGATGCCGATCGAAAGCGCCAGCCCGATCGCCACGACTTCGCTCACGGTCGCTCGCTCGAGTGCAGCGCGTACCGACCGCAGTACCCGGGCAGGAAATCGTCTGACGCCGTCGAGTGCGCGCTCGCTGCTCGACGTTTCAGGCCGATCGACCGTCGGCGAGCGCGTCACGGTCGGCCACCTCCTCGCACGCCGGCTGCGCGGCCACGACGGACCAGCGTCCGAATCGTTCGCCGGAGATCGACCGACAGCGGCTCCTCGAGATTCCAGTCGACGACGGTCGCACCGAGTCCGCGGAGTTCGTCGATTCGGTTCGCCCGTCGCAGCCGGTCGATGCGGGCGCCGCTCGAAAACACCGGCGCGGCGACCCCGGTCGTCATGTCCGGCGAAACGACCGTTACAGCTCGCCCACGCCGTCGAAGTGTCTCGACGAACGCTACCGAACCCTCCTCGGAAAGCGGCGTACAGAACACCACCTGGGCACGGCTGGGGAGTCGCTGCTCGAGGTCGAGTGCGAACGTCCCGCCGTCGGTTCCGACCCGACGGGTCGACTCCGCACGCGCTGTTGTACTCGAGTGGGCCGTCCCGATCACGTCCTCGGCTCGCCGGCGCACGTCGCTCCCGGCTCCGGGCTCGACCCACCCTTCCCCGGAGACCGTCGCCACGCCAGTCCGGTTGCCGTTCTCGAGCGAGGCAACGACGCCACGCGAGGCGGCGTACAGCGTGAGGTCGAACGAGTCGGGGCCGCCGCCCGGCGGTTCGCGGTGGACGTCGTCGCGGTCGTCGAGGACGAAGACGATCGTCGCGGCACGTTCCTCGCGGTACTCGACCGTCGCGAGGTCTCCCGTCCGGGCGAACCGGTGCCAGTCGATGCGGTTGATCGGGTCGCCCCGTCGGTACTCGCGGGTCGCGAAGAACTCGACGCCGGTACCGCCGTCGTCGGTCGGCGTCGGGCCGACGAACTGGATCGTTTGCTCGTGGACGGGGACCGACTCGAGCAGCGTCTCACACGCAAATCTTCCCTCGCCGTCTGGTTCTCGTTGCGCAGTTGCAACGGTGGTCGCCGTGACGGACCGCAGCCGAACTGTCGCCGGTCCGAACGCGAACTCGCCTCGCGGCGGCGTCAGTTCGTACTCGTGGCTGACGGTTTCGCCGGGTCGAATCGACGTCGCGAACGCCGGCTCGCCCCCGGTTACGGGAACGCTTCCTGGCGGCTCGTCGACGACGCGTACGTCCGAGGCCACGTCGCCACCCTCGTTCGTCACCGAGAGCGTCACGGTCACGGACTGACCGGGCCGTACGCGCGCTTCGTCGAGCTGTCGCTCGAGCGTGAGGTCGGCCGCTGGCGTCGTGCTCACCTGGCCGACCAGGACGAACCCGAGTGCGACGACCGCGAGGAAAAAGAGGGCGGGAACCCCCAGCACGAGCGCCAGCAGACACGATGCCAGTGCGACCACGAGCGCCCCGTGCCAGCGCGCTTGTCGGGTCTGTGACGTCACGTCTCTCCCTCCCGGCGGTGTCGGCCCACCCGTCGTTCGCCCGGCGCTTTCGTTGTTGCTTCCGTCGTCGCCTCGAGCGCCTCAAGCTCATCGAGCGTCCGCTCGAGCGCCCGCGAGAACGGATCTCCCGGCCGAACGAGGTCGGCCAGCCAGACCCAAAGCGGCGTCGAGGGGCCCCTTTCGTCGGCGAGAAACGGACCCGCGCGCGGATCGTCAGTCCACGAACCGGTCTCGATCGCCCGGCGTGCCTCGTCTCGGGGACGCCCGGTCGTGTTCGCGTACGTTCTGGCCGCGACTGGCCGGAGCGTCTCGACGAGCGTTTTGCGGGCACCGTCTCTGACCGCTCGCGGTTCGTCGTCGTACGTCGTCGCGAGCGCGACGTACCGGTCGTACGGCTCCCCGACGACCGGATAGGTCGTGCTCTCGCTTCGGTGCTCGTTCCTGTCCTTTGGCTGCTCATCTCTCTCTCGAGACTGCTCTCTGACTCCGGTTCGGCTGCGATTTCGACTGCATCTGCTCGCGCTGTCCGTCGCTCCCGTCGCTGGCGTCGACCGGAGCGGTTCTACGGGCGGCCGACGGAGCTTGCCCGCGACGCCGACGAGCGCCGCGACCCCGAGTGTTCCGAGGATCGACGCCAGCACCACCGTTCGGGGCTCGAGCCCGCCCAGCGCCGACTCGAGCGCCGGAACCTGCTCGAGAAGCGTCGGCCGGAGGACAGCCGTCGTGCCGAGCGCCAGCGCCGCTCCGGCGAGCGCCACGGCGACGAGCAACTCCCGCGTCGACGGCGTCCGGCTCATTCGCGCTGGGCCTCCGATCCGTCGACGTCGACTGTCTTCTCCGGGTCAGCCGCGGTCTGTAGGCGCTCGTGGGCTGTTGTCGTCCGCTCGAGATACCGATCCGGATTCCGCTGGCCGTACTCGACGTCGCGGAACGAGTCGGTGATCGTCTCGACCGGTTCCGCCGGTGCCCCGGCTCGTTTCGCGCTGGCGGCGACATCCGACGGCGTGAGGGTTTCGACCCGTCGACGGTAGATCCCCGAGCGATCGACTACCGTCTCGAAGGCTGCCCGAATTCGCTCGCGTGCGACGTTCTCGGGCGTCTCCGATTCGAGGTCCCTGGATGCACTCTCGCCTGCAGCGCCCTCCGCTCCTGATAGTCCACGACGCGCTTGCATCCGTCCACGGAGGTTCGCGAGAACCCTGGCGAGTGTTGCCCGGACGAGCCCGGGGAGTTCGCGCACGGACTCGAGCCTGGCGAGAGCGGCGAGCCCCCGCTCGAGCGCCCGTGAGATAGCGACGACGACGTGCAAGACGACGGAGACGAGTCTTCCAGGAAGCGAGCGAACTGCGGCAACCGGGTTCGTCCGCGTGTAGAGGAGGTAACCGACCGCGAGAAGGCCGAGGACGACGGCCGCCGCGACGACGACGTCCGAGAGCCCTGGGACCGAATCCGTGATCGACGAGCCGTCCTCGCCCGCGGCGGCGGTACTCGTTTCGTTGTCGGAGTCGGTGTCTGTCGCCTCATGGTTGGTATCGGGATCCGTCGTTTCGTCGCCGCTATCAGCATCTGTTGCCTCGCCATCGGGGTCTGCTGTGTCTCCGTCGACGTTCGCGGCTTCGCCGTTGTCCGTCTCCGGGTCGGACGCTGTCACCTCGTCGCCATCGTCGGCCGTCTCAGCCGCCTCACCGTCGTCGATGCTCTCGCTATCGGACGTCTCGGCCGTGTCATCTCCGTCCTCGAGGCTCTCTCCTGTCGCGTCGCTCTCGCTTTCGACGGCGGCGGCGTCGGTGGCGTCGCTGTCCATCGCTTCGCCGTCCTCGCCTGTCCCCGCCGTGGCCTCCATTTCCCCGTCATCGAGCGCGTCGCCGTCCGTCTCGGCGTCGCCGGTTGCCCCATCCTCATCCGCGTCGGTGGTCGACTCGAGCGCGCCGTCGTCGGTCGCGTCTTCGCCTCCCGATGCGTCGACGCCATCCTCGTCACCGGTAGGGACACCATCGCCGGTTCGCTCGCTGTCGGTGTCGGCTGCCGGCGGTGTGTCGCTCGCTCCGCCGTCGCCCGCTCGCTCGTGGGTATCTTCGTCCGCGAGCAGGTCGCCGAACTCGCCACCTATTCCGCGATCGTCTCGGTCGTCGGCCGCTGACTCGGTGGCCGCCGCGGTTGCTGTGTCGTCGTCTCCTCCCAGCGCGCTAAGACCGCCCAGTGCACCGCCGACGAGTGCCTCGCCGGCGCTGGCGTCGGCAGACTCGAGCGTCTCTGCCCCAGTTGCGGAGTCTGCGAGGGCGTCTCCCTGCCGTTCGTCGTCAGGTCCTGGCTCGCTCGGTGTCCCATCACCGTCGACGTCGCCGTTGGGTCCGTCGGGATCGGATTCGTCGGCGGTCGATTCACCCGTTTCCGCCGGATCGGTCGTGTCTGCCGTCTCGGTTGCGCTACTCGTCTCAGCCGTATCACTCTCGACCGAACTCGACTCGAGCGCGTCGGAACCGATCATCGGGAAGGCGCTGGCTGCGAGTACCAATCCAGCGATCGCACAACCGATGGCAATGGCTGCGAGCAGCCGTCGACCGACGGGCCTTCGAGCCGCCATACTATGAGAATCGTACGAGAAACTGCCACTTACCTCTTGTTGCAGAACTGATGACTGTCCCAGACCGACGGCTCTCGCCTACCTGACTGTCCGTTCCGGGGCCGGGCTACGAACCCCAGAAGTTCTCGCGACTACCGAGCTCCGGCGGCCTGCGTGGACCGCCACTGTCCGTGCTGTCGCCTTCGTCGCCTTCACCATCTTCGTCGTCGGCCGCTTCGGCTTCCTCGTCGGACTCGAGCGGGAGGCGCTCGACTTCTTCGGCGCGTGCGTGGTTGTTGTGGACGCGGGTGATCTCGACGCGGGATCGGGCGTCGGGAAGGACGCCGTCGACCATGACGATGAAGCCGTCTTCGGTCCGGCCGACGCCAGCGCCGCTTTCGTGCATGTCGACGACGTCGACGATGACTTCCTCGCCGGCTTTGACTGGCTGCGTTTTCAGGTCCTCGATCGGCTGGTTGTAGTGGTTACACCACTCTTTCCCGCCGCGGTCACCGTAGTGTTGACACCCCATTCCTGCGATCTGCTCCGAAAAACTCGGACAGTCGTCGGCGAGCGGACAGTCTGCCATGACCTGTACTACCGGAGGCGTCGTTAAACCGTTTCCGTCTCACAGACGAGATCGGGGGTGTCAGCTACCGCTACTCGTTCCTGTTCCTGTTGACCTCGATCGCTCGGCCTGTAGCGCCACTCACGACCGGCGGCAAATGAACTGAACCAACCGCACCGGCCGTTCCGAAAAGGTTTACGGGAGGGAGGTCGGAGTGATTAAATGATGAAAATCCTCGTAACGGTCAAAGAAGTCGCGACCGTCGAAGACGAGTTCGAAATCGAGGGGACGGCGATCGCCGACCAGTACCTCGGTGCCGATCTCAACGAGTGGGACGATTACGCCGTCGAAGAAGCTGTCCAGCTTCAGGAAGCCGGTCTCGCCGACGAAGTCGTCACCGTCACCATCGGCCCGGAAGACTGCGAGCAGACCATCCGACAGGCGCTCGCAAAGGGGGCAGACCGCGCGATCCGCGTCTGGGACGACGCGCTCGAGGACGTCGATGTACTCGATGTCGGCGCGAAGACCGACATTCTCGAGGCCGTCGTCGAGGACGAAGACCCCGACCTGATCCTGACCGGTGTCCAGTCCGGTGACGATAGCTGGGGGGCAACCGGTGTTGCACTCGCCGAGGACCTCGGCTTCGAGTGGGCCGCCGTCGTCAACCACTTAGAACACGATCTCGAGGACGGCGTCGCCTCGGTCCGTCGTGAACTCGAGGGTGGTGTCGAGGAGCTTACTGACGTGGAGCTTCCGGCCGTCCTGACGATTCAGACGGGTATCAACGAACCACGCTACGCGAGCCTCCGCGGTATCCGTCAGGCTCAGCGCAAGCCGCTTGACGTCCAGGGACTGGGCGACCTCGGCGTTGACGCAGCGGCCGTCGAAGGCGCAGTCACGCTCACCGAGATGTACGAACCCGAAAGCGAAAGCGACGTCACCGTCTGGGAAGGCGGTGCCGAAGACACCGCCGGACAACTCGCTGAACTCCTCCGCGAGAAGGGGGTGGCACCATGACTTCCGTCCTGGCCATTACCGACCACCGACGCGGCGAGCTGCGAGATATCAGCTACGAGATCATCACCGCCGGCCGCGAACTCGCTGACGAAACCGGTGGCGACCTCCACCTCGCGGTCATCAGCGGCACCGTCGACGAGTTCGCCGAGAAGCTCGATCGTGACGGCGTCGACGCCATCCACACCGTCGACTACGGCGAGGAGTTCAACCACGGCGTCTACAGCCAGGCCGTTACTCAGCTTTACGACGAACTCGCACCCCAGTACGTGCTGGCGCCCAACAGCGTCAACGGCCTCGACTACGCACCCGCCGTCGCGAACGAACTCGACCTGCCGATCGTCACCGACGCTGTCGGCCTCGAGACCGACGGCGATACGCTCGCAGTCACCCGCGAGATGTTCGGGGGCAAAGTCGAAACGACGACCGAACTCGAAGGTGAGGCGATCGTTACGATCCGAAGCGCGGAGTGGCCTGTCGCCGAAGGGACC of Natrarchaeobaculum sulfurireducens contains these proteins:
- a CDS encoding electron transfer flavoprotein subunit alpha/FixB family protein, with product MTSVLAITDHRRGELRDISYEIITAGRELADETGGDLHLAVISGTVDEFAEKLDRDGVDAIHTVDYGEEFNHGVYSQAVTQLYDELAPQYVLAPNSVNGLDYAPAVANELDLPIVTDAVGLETDGDTLAVTREMFGGKVETTTELEGEAIVTIRSAEWPVAEGTGDAAIDAFDVEIDEGALGSTVTGFEEVGGGDVDISEADVLVSVGRGIEEEDNIPIIEELADALDATVSSSRPIVDNGWLPKNRQVGQSGKVVTPDVYIAIGISGAVQHVAGMKGSDTIVAINTDPNAPIMDIADYAIHDDLFDVIPALTEAFQ
- a CDS encoding electron transfer flavoprotein subunit beta/FixA family protein; translated protein: MKILVTVKEVATVEDEFEIEGTAIADQYLGADLNEWDDYAVEEAVQLQEAGLADEVVTVTIGPEDCEQTIRQALAKGADRAIRVWDDALEDVDVLDVGAKTDILEAVVEDEDPDLILTGVQSGDDSWGATGVALAEDLGFEWAAVVNHLEHDLEDGVASVRRELEGGVEELTDVELPAVLTIQTGINEPRYASLRGIRQAQRKPLDVQGLGDLGVDAAAVEGAVTLTEMYEPESESDVTVWEGGAEDTAGQLAELLREKGVAP